The Lathyrus oleraceus cultivar Zhongwan6 chromosome 5, CAAS_Psat_ZW6_1.0, whole genome shotgun sequence genome includes the window ttttttcttcttctccttttGTTTTGCGTTGGTTGTTTAACCACCTCAACACACAAACACACGCCAGACGAACACCACTCGTCTTCACTCCGACCCCTTATTCCCAATCCAATGACTTCTCCCGTGGTTGCGGAAGCTGCCACCGTCGCAGCTTTGCGGTCGGTTATGCTCCGGGTCCAACAAGCAGCAGAAAGATCCGGAACCAAACCCGATCGAGTCCGAGTCGTCGCAGTATCCAAAACCAAACCCATTTCCATGATTCGCCAACTCTACGACGCAGGTCACCGTTGCTTCGGCGAAAACTACGTCCAAGAAATCATTGAAAAAGCTCCTCAGGTTCTGCAATTTTTTTATCATATTAATTCCTGAAATTAAGATATTGTTAACCTAATTAAAGTATAGTGCATTATTTTCATTCTGTATTGCTACAAAATTTGAACTTGTAATaattttattttgggttttttttcTGCAGCTTCCACAAGACATTCAGTGGCACTTCATTGGCCATTTGCAAAGCAATAAAGTCAAAGCACTCTTGAGTATGTTTTTTTAgttattttttcaaatatttaaaATGTGTTTAGTTTTTCATTAGTTTAATGGTTTTTTTGCTGTTCCTTTCTTTAGCACCCTTTGATTAGGTTAACATTAGCCATACATGCTCTATTATGCAGGCGGAGTTCCAAATTTGGCCATGGTTGAGGGTGTGGACAATCAGAAGGTAGAGATTTGTAAATTATAACCGGTATTACTAGTAGTTTTCGAAGATATGgttttcttgttttcttttgtATTTTATGTTTTAATTTGAAGAAATCTAGATAAAATGTCATTTTTGATAAATAGTTGGATTCCAAATAGTGATTTCGATAAAAGTTAACTTTCTAATCAATATCACTTGCCATATCGTTCCACAAACCTTCAAATTGTTCTTGTACCTTTGTAACTGGCAGGTGGCAAATAATCTCGACCGTATGGTTTCAACCCTGGGAAGAAATCCTCTGAGAGTTT containing:
- the LOC127084870 gene encoding uncharacterized protein LOC127084870, coding for MTSPVVAEAATVAALRSVMLRVQQAAERSGTKPDRVRVVAVSKTKPISMIRQLYDAGHRCFGENYVQEIIEKAPQLPQDIQWHFIGHLQSNKVKALLSGVPNLAMVEGVDNQKVANNLDRMVSTLGRNPLRVLVQVNTSGEESKSGVDPSNCVDLAKHVKLSCPNLEFSGLMTIGMLDYTSTPQNFQTLSNCRTEVCKALEMDEEQCELSMGMSGDFELAIESGSTNVRVGSTIFGPREYAKKQ